From one Dermacentor andersoni chromosome 1, qqDerAnde1_hic_scaffold, whole genome shotgun sequence genomic stretch:
- the LOC140217347 gene encoding uncharacterized protein — protein MAATDAARTADRGPGGSAPFSVNPHSLMPGFNESRDDLDAYLKRFESVATGQEWPRDKWATALSLCLSGEALKVFGRLSPEDSLDYDKAKLALLQRFRFTAEGYREKFRQSKPQDGETGKQYATRLLSFFDRWVEMSKTEKEYLALRNLVVTEQFLNNCHHRLGLFLREKSYRQLDDMAEAADNFLEAQRQPNLLVFRQKSEGSNPTEKTGSPTERVPMRCFVCGKLGHGASDCRSKQRQPYCGYCRKPGHDVKACTKKNDPPRTSCLLSPEERLEESNAVVVEQDVVSTVKTPTRNVARKMPVLKGFVFGQTASVLRDTGSNTLVVRRSLVPDKALTGTTAKLVLADGSSIEIPEAKDTKESRERSIVFENPSTGQESKKQ, from the exons ATGGCGGCAACGGACGCTGCAAGGACAGCTGACCGAGGGCCAGGAGGGAGTGCCCCATTCAGCGTGAATCCTCACAGTTTGATGCCGGGATTCAACGAAAGCCGGGACGACTTGGATGCCTATTTAAAAAGGTTCGAGAGCGTCGCCACCGGACAAGAATGGCCTAGAGACAAATGGGCCACGGCTCTAAGTTTATGCTTGAGCGGAGAAGCTCTGAAAGTCTTTGGACGTCTGTCTCCGGAAGACTCCCTCGACTACGATAAagccaagttggcgttgctccagcGTTTTCGTTTTACGGCAGAAGGCTATCGGGAGAAGTTCCGACAGAGCAAACCCCAAGATGGCGAAACTGGAAAGCAGTACGCAACTAGGCTACTGAGTTTCTTTGATCGGTGGGTGGAAATGTCTAAAACCGAAAAAGAGTACTTGGCACTTCGCAACCTGGTGGTGACGGAACAGTTTCTGAACAACTGCCATCATCGATTAGGACTCTTCCTGCGCGAGAAGAGCTACCGCCAGCTAGATGACATGGCCGAAGCTGCCGATAATTTCCTAGAGGCTCAGAGACAGCCCAATTTGTTAGTGTTCCGGCAGAAATCGGAAGGCAGTAACCCTACGGAGAAAACCGGAAGCCCGACTGAGAGAGTTCCAATGCGGTGCTTCGTATGTGGAAAACTGGGTCACGGGGCATCAGACTGCCGATCTAAGCAGAGGCAACCTTACTGCGGGTATTGCCGTAAGCCCGGGCATGACGTCAAAGCCTGCACCAAGAAAAATGATCCACCTAGGACGTCTTGCCTATTGTCGCCAGAAGAGCGCCTGGAAGAGTCAAACGCAGTAGTCGTTGAACAAGACGTAGTTAGCACGGTGAAGACTCCCACGAGGAATGTGGCACGCAAGATGCCAGTGCTAAAGGGCTTCGTCTTCGGACAGACCGCGTCagtcttgcgagatacgggaaGCAACACGCTGGTTGTGCGTCGTTCCCTCGTACCAGACAAGGCTCTGACAGGTACCACCGCTAAGCTGGTCCTGGCGGATGGCAGCAGCATCGAAATTCCCGAGGCCAAG GACACCAAGGAATCAAGAGAACGATCGATCGTGTTCGAGAATCCTTCTACTGGCCAGGAGTCCAAGAAGCAGTGA